One window of the Streptomyces asoensis genome contains the following:
- a CDS encoding RidA family protein, with the protein MTTERVNPPELSPPLGFSHAVVATGERIVFLAGQTALDADGKIVGESLPEQFTRALTNLLAALTAAGGAASDLARVTVYVTDVAAYREKAGELGAIWRELAGRDYPAMAVVGIVRLWDEQALVELDGFAVLDREPGQ; encoded by the coding sequence GTGACCACCGAACGCGTCAACCCGCCCGAACTCTCCCCGCCCCTCGGCTTCTCCCATGCAGTCGTCGCCACCGGCGAGCGGATCGTCTTCCTGGCCGGTCAGACCGCGCTCGACGCCGACGGGAAGATCGTGGGGGAGTCGCTGCCGGAGCAGTTCACCCGGGCGCTGACGAATCTGCTGGCCGCGCTGACGGCGGCGGGCGGTGCGGCGTCGGACCTGGCGCGCGTCACCGTCTACGTCACGGATGTCGCCGCGTATCGTGAGAAGGCTGGTGAACTGGGCGCGATCTGGCGGGAGTTGGCGGGACGCGACTATCCGGCGATGGCGGTCGTCGGAATCGTACGACTCTGGGACGAGCAGGCACTCGTCGAACTGGACGGGTTCGCGGTACTCGACCGTGAACCGGGCCAGTAA
- a CDS encoding ABC transporter ATP-binding protein: MTEPEPRKTAADSHAVEDVRRVGALADGLDVRAGTPVDGLDAHLVVERGAFRLDVALSVAPGEVVALLGPNGAGKTTALRALAGLTPLTGGRLRLDGSALDGTPPESRPVGVVFQDYLLFPHLTALDNVAFGPRCQGASKAEARAQAAEWLARLGLAAHAGARPRRLSGGQAQRVALARALATRPRLLLLDEPLAALDARTRLEVRAQLRRHLAEFEAVAVLVTHDPLDAMVLADRLVVVEHGRVVQEGEPSDIARHPRTDYIAQLVGLNLYRGEADGHSVRLDAGPPITTTEVLTGPVFVAFPPSAVTLYRDRPTGASARNLWHCEVAGLETHGDQIRADLTGELPLAADLTTVAAAELDLHPGARVWATVKATQTHAYPV, translated from the coding sequence ATGACCGAGCCCGAGCCCCGGAAGACCGCCGCCGACTCCCATGCCGTCGAGGACGTCCGCCGCGTCGGCGCGCTCGCGGACGGGCTGGACGTTCGCGCCGGCACCCCCGTGGACGGGCTCGACGCCCACCTGGTCGTGGAGCGCGGCGCGTTCCGGCTGGACGTGGCGCTGAGCGTGGCGCCGGGTGAGGTGGTCGCCCTGCTCGGTCCGAACGGCGCGGGGAAGACCACCGCGCTGCGCGCCCTCGCCGGTCTGACGCCGCTCACCGGCGGTCGGCTACGGCTGGACGGCAGCGCGTTGGACGGTACGCCGCCGGAGTCCCGCCCCGTGGGTGTCGTCTTCCAGGACTATCTGCTCTTCCCGCATCTGACCGCCCTGGACAACGTGGCCTTCGGGCCCCGCTGCCAGGGCGCGAGCAAGGCGGAGGCCCGTGCCCAGGCCGCCGAGTGGCTGGCCCGCCTGGGTCTGGCGGCGCACGCCGGCGCCAGGCCGCGCAGGCTGTCCGGGGGCCAGGCCCAGCGGGTCGCCCTGGCCCGTGCGCTGGCCACCCGTCCTCGGCTGCTGCTCCTCGACGAGCCGCTGGCGGCGCTGGACGCCCGCACCCGGCTGGAGGTCCGCGCCCAACTCCGGCGTCACCTGGCCGAGTTCGAGGCCGTCGCCGTCCTGGTCACGCACGATCCCCTGGACGCCATGGTGCTCGCCGACCGGCTGGTCGTCGTCGAGCACGGGCGGGTCGTCCAGGAGGGCGAGCCGTCCGACATCGCCCGCCATCCCCGTACGGACTACATCGCCCAGCTGGTCGGCCTGAACCTCTACCGGGGCGAGGCCGACGGCCACTCCGTCCGCCTCGACGCCGGCCCGCCCATCACCACCACCGAGGTCCTGACCGGCCCGGTGTTCGTGGCGTTCCCGCCGAGCGCGGTCACCCTCTACCGCGACCGCCCGACCGGCGCCAGCGCCCGCAACCTCTGGCACTGCGAGGTCGCCGGCCTGGAGACCCACGGCGACCAGATCCGCGCCGACCTGACCGGCGAACTCCCGCTCGCCGCGGACCTCACCACGGTCGCCGCGGCCGAACTCGATCTGCACCCGGGGGCGCGGGTCTGGGCGACGGTGAAGGCCACCCAGACCCACGCCTACCCGGTCTGA
- the modB gene encoding molybdate ABC transporter permease subunit, whose translation MTLPTDRSDVAADTVRGGPRRRRVRAQVRGVPLPLLVPALIGLAFLVLPLIALLVRAPWRSLPELLTSAEVWQALRLSLVCATAATAVTLVVGVPLAWLLARVEFPGRGLLRALVTLPLVLPPVVGGVALLMALGRNGIVGKSLDSWFGVTLPFTTAGVVVAEAFVAMPFLVISVEGTLRAADPRYEEAAATLGASRFTAFRRVTLPLIAPGIAAGAVLAWARALGEFGATITFAGNFPGRTQTMPLAVYLALQSDPEAAIALSLVLLAVSVAVLAGLRDRWMTAG comes from the coding sequence GTGACCCTCCCGACCGACAGGTCCGACGTCGCGGCCGACACCGTCCGGGGTGGGCCGCGGCGCCGGCGTGTCCGGGCCCAGGTACGCGGCGTGCCGCTGCCCCTGCTGGTGCCCGCGCTGATCGGCCTGGCGTTTCTGGTCCTGCCGCTGATCGCCCTGCTGGTACGGGCCCCGTGGCGCAGCCTGCCCGAGCTGCTGACCAGCGCCGAGGTGTGGCAGGCGCTCCGGCTGTCGCTGGTCTGCGCCACCGCCGCCACCGCCGTGACTCTGGTCGTCGGCGTACCGCTGGCCTGGTTGCTGGCCCGCGTCGAGTTCCCCGGGCGCGGCCTCCTCCGGGCCCTCGTCACCCTGCCGCTCGTCCTGCCACCGGTGGTCGGCGGTGTGGCGCTGCTGATGGCGCTCGGCCGCAACGGCATCGTCGGGAAGTCGCTGGACTCCTGGTTCGGCGTCACGCTCCCGTTCACCACCGCCGGGGTCGTGGTCGCCGAGGCGTTCGTCGCCATGCCGTTCCTCGTCATCAGCGTCGAGGGCACCCTGCGCGCCGCCGACCCGCGCTACGAGGAGGCGGCCGCCACCCTCGGCGCCTCCCGTTTCACCGCGTTCCGCCGGGTCACGCTGCCGCTGATCGCGCCGGGCATCGCGGCCGGCGCGGTCCTGGCGTGGGCCCGGGCGCTCGGCGAGTTCGGCGCGACGATCACCTTCGCCGGCAACTTCCCCGGCCGCACCCAGACCATGCCGTTGGCCGTGTATCTGGCCCTTCAGAGCGACCCGGAGGCCGCCATCGCCCTCAGCCTGGTCCTGCTGGCGGTGTCCGTCGCGGTGCTGGCGGGCCTGCGCGACCGTTGGATGACAGCGGGATGA
- a CDS encoding DUF6299 family protein yields the protein MSLRPALSAAVGAVLLLLAAPAVTATADPSESVTVDPVGSIASDGTVTLSGTYRCVGNTGPVFVSSSVGQGSGKARHGIGGTRAVCDGAEHAWKNTGKAAPADLEPGAAHVEATLMELRPEGSLPLPRFHAAQERDITLTAG from the coding sequence ATGTCGTTGCGTCCCGCCCTCTCCGCGGCCGTCGGTGCCGTACTGCTCCTGCTCGCCGCCCCGGCGGTCACGGCCACCGCCGATCCTTCGGAGTCCGTCACCGTCGACCCGGTCGGCAGCATCGCCTCTGACGGCACCGTCACCCTCTCGGGCACCTACCGCTGTGTCGGCAACACGGGTCCCGTCTTCGTCAGCTCCTCGGTCGGTCAGGGTTCGGGCAAGGCCCGGCACGGCATCGGCGGCACCCGTGCCGTGTGCGACGGCGCCGAGCACGCCTGGAAGAACACCGGCAAGGCCGCTCCGGCCGACCTCGAACCCGGTGCGGCCCACGTCGAGGCCACGCTGATGGAACTCCGTCCCGAGGGGAGCCTGCCGCTGCCCCGCTTCCACGCGGCGCAGGAGCGGGACATCACACTGACCGCCGGCTGA
- a CDS encoding acyl-CoA dehydrogenase family protein yields the protein MPAFSLEPAQAAWCAELRALAAERLRPLAEKGEPGCVNRPLVAELGRLGLLPRLFTSGAVDLCLMRESLAYACTEAETALALQGLGAHPVHAHGTPAQRQHWLPRVTDGTAIAAFALSEPGAGSDAAALSLAAERDGPDGWRLTGEKCWISNAPEADFYTVFARTTPGAGARGVTAFLVPADRAGLTGSALDMLSPHPIGALRFDAVPVTVDDVLGEPDRGFRVAMGTLNLFRPSVGAFAVGMAQAALDATLAHTARRDAFGGKLSDLQTVAHQVAEMALRTEAARLMVHAAASAYDSGAQDVPKRAAMAKLFATETAQYVVDTAVQLHGARALRRGHLLEHLYREVRAPRIYEGASEVQRGIIARELYAELADLEAR from the coding sequence ATGCCCGCATTCTCGCTCGAACCGGCACAGGCCGCCTGGTGCGCCGAACTGCGCGCCCTTGCCGCCGAACGGCTGCGCCCACTTGCCGAGAAGGGCGAACCGGGATGCGTCAACCGTCCGCTCGTCGCCGAACTCGGCCGGCTCGGCCTGCTGCCGCGACTGTTCACCTCCGGCGCCGTCGACCTCTGCCTGATGCGCGAGTCCCTCGCCTACGCCTGCACGGAGGCGGAGACCGCGCTCGCGCTGCAAGGACTGGGCGCGCACCCGGTCCACGCCCACGGCACCCCCGCCCAGCGGCAGCACTGGCTGCCCCGCGTCACCGACGGCACCGCGATCGCCGCCTTCGCCCTGAGTGAGCCGGGCGCGGGCTCGGACGCGGCGGCCCTGTCCCTGGCCGCCGAGCGGGACGGGCCGGACGGCTGGCGGCTCACCGGAGAGAAGTGCTGGATCTCCAACGCTCCCGAGGCCGACTTCTACACCGTCTTCGCCCGCACCACCCCGGGGGCCGGCGCCCGTGGCGTAACCGCTTTCCTCGTTCCCGCCGACCGTGCCGGTCTCACCGGCTCCGCCCTCGACATGCTCTCCCCGCACCCCATCGGAGCGCTCCGTTTCGATGCCGTCCCGGTCACGGTGGACGACGTGCTCGGCGAGCCCGACCGCGGTTTCCGGGTCGCCATGGGCACCCTCAACCTGTTCCGCCCCAGCGTCGGCGCCTTCGCCGTCGGCATGGCGCAGGCCGCCCTCGACGCGACCCTGGCTCACACCGCCCGACGGGACGCGTTCGGCGGCAAGTTGAGCGACCTTCAGACGGTCGCCCACCAGGTAGCCGAGATGGCCCTGCGCACGGAGGCCGCGCGTCTGATGGTCCACGCGGCGGCGTCGGCGTACGACAGTGGCGCCCAGGACGTCCCGAAGCGTGCCGCGATGGCCAAGCTGTTCGCCACCGAGACCGCGCAGTACGTCGTCGACACGGCCGTCCAACTCCATGGTGCACGGGCCCTGCGTCGCGGCCACCTGCTCGAGCATCTCTATCGGGAGGTGCGCGCGCCCCGGATCTACGAGGGCGCGAGCGAGGTCCAACGCGGCATCATCGCAAGGGAGTTGTACGCCGAACTCGCAGATCTGGAGGCCAGGTGA
- the modA gene encoding molybdate ABC transporter substrate-binding protein: MTRTARRTGRPMQVAALGVTALLALSSCSSSDDSSSTKSDSSASASAKLSGTVTVFAAASLKESFTTLGKEFEKAHPGTKVTFSFGGSDSLAASITGGAPADVFASASPKTMAIVTDAGDASGTPATFVHNQLEIATLPGNPDKISSLKDLTRSSLKVVLCDKTVPCGAAAQKALDAGKLKLTPVSYEQDVKAALTKVELKEADAAVVYKTDVHAAGDKVEGVEFPESADAINDYPIVQLKDAQNTEAAKAFIALVRSAEGQKVLTEAGFLQP; this comes from the coding sequence ATGACCCGTACCGCGCGCCGGACCGGCCGACCGATGCAGGTGGCCGCCCTGGGAGTCACCGCGCTGCTGGCCCTCAGCTCCTGCTCGTCGTCCGACGACTCCTCGTCGACGAAGTCGGACTCCTCCGCGTCCGCGTCGGCCAAGCTGTCCGGCACGGTCACCGTGTTCGCCGCGGCCTCGCTGAAGGAGAGCTTCACGACGCTGGGCAAGGAGTTCGAGAAGGCGCACCCGGGCACGAAGGTCACCTTCAGCTTCGGCGGCAGCGACTCCCTCGCCGCGAGCATCACCGGCGGCGCCCCGGCGGACGTGTTCGCGTCCGCCAGCCCCAAGACGATGGCGATCGTGACGGACGCGGGGGACGCCTCGGGGACGCCCGCCACCTTCGTCCACAACCAGCTGGAGATCGCCACCCTGCCGGGCAACCCCGACAAGATCTCCTCCCTCAAGGACCTCACCAGGTCGAGCCTGAAGGTCGTGCTGTGCGACAAGACGGTGCCCTGCGGCGCCGCCGCCCAGAAGGCTCTCGACGCCGGCAAGCTGAAGCTCACCCCCGTCTCCTACGAGCAGGACGTCAAGGCCGCCCTGACGAAGGTGGAGCTGAAGGAGGCCGACGCCGCGGTCGTCTACAAGACCGATGTGCACGCGGCGGGTGACAAGGTGGAGGGTGTGGAGTTCCCCGAGTCGGCCGACGCCATCAACGACTACCCGATCGTCCAGCTCAAGGACGCGCAGAACACCGAGGCGGCCAAGGCGTTCATCGCTCTGGTGCGGTCCGCCGAGGGCCAGAAGGTCCTGACCGAGGCCGGGTTCCTCCAGCCGTGA
- a CDS encoding molybdopterin-dependent oxidoreductase — MSQSLAAAGTAVGTAADTAASTAAELVLAGDLTRPARLTVPDLLGWPQHQAEVTFECATSGVRRHRFTGPLLHEVLVDAGPGFDPVRRKDRLRFLIAVSGADGHHALLSWAEIDPDFGRAPVLLAVTIDDTPLDRAGPQLVLPQDRCGARHISGVNAIRVDGDYTSWA; from the coding sequence GTGAGCCAGTCCCTCGCAGCTGCCGGTACGGCTGTTGGTACAGCCGCCGATACGGCCGCCAGTACGGCGGCGGAACTCGTCCTCGCCGGCGATCTGACCCGGCCGGCCCGGCTCACGGTGCCCGACCTGCTCGGCTGGCCGCAGCACCAGGCCGAGGTGACCTTCGAATGCGCCACCAGCGGCGTCCGGCGCCACCGCTTCACCGGACCGCTGCTGCACGAGGTCCTCGTAGACGCCGGCCCCGGCTTCGACCCGGTCCGGCGCAAGGACCGTCTGCGCTTCCTGATCGCGGTGTCCGGCGCGGACGGCCACCACGCCCTGCTGTCCTGGGCGGAGATCGACCCCGACTTCGGGCGCGCGCCGGTCCTCCTCGCGGTCACCATCGACGACACCCCGCTCGACCGCGCCGGACCCCAGCTCGTCCTTCCGCAGGACCGCTGCGGTGCCCGGCACATCAGCGGCGTCAACGCGATCCGCGTGGATGGCGACTACACCTCGTGGGCGTGA
- a CDS encoding TOBE domain-containing protein: protein MQSYTIGQAARLLGVSPDTARRWADAGRVATHRDEGGRRLIDGRDLAAFSVELAKAGGGEEGASYTSVRNAFPGIVTAVKLGDVAAQVEIQAGPHRLVSLLTREAVEELGLEVGVEATARVKSTNVHIDRA from the coding sequence ATGCAGTCCTACACGATCGGCCAGGCGGCGCGTCTGCTCGGGGTGAGTCCGGATACCGCGCGGCGGTGGGCGGACGCGGGCCGGGTGGCCACACACCGGGACGAGGGCGGACGACGCCTCATCGACGGCAGGGATCTGGCTGCCTTCTCGGTGGAGCTGGCCAAGGCCGGTGGCGGCGAGGAGGGTGCCTCGTACACCTCGGTCCGCAATGCCTTTCCCGGCATCGTCACGGCCGTGAAACTCGGTGATGTCGCCGCCCAGGTGGAGATCCAGGCCGGACCGCACCGGCTGGTGTCGTTGCTGACGCGGGAGGCCGTGGAGGAACTGGGGCTGGAGGTCGGGGTGGAGGCCACCGCCCGGGTGAAGTCGACGAACGTACACATCGACCGGGCCTGA
- a CDS encoding TOBE domain-containing protein — MHTYRIGDAAALLGVSADTVRRLVDGGKLTARRDELGRRIIPGPALAAYARQVHRAEWGSTGSSARNRLSGIVTDVLPGDVSAQVEIQAGPFRVVALVSRESADELELEPGVPAIAVIKSTNVVVERP; from the coding sequence ATGCACACCTACCGGATCGGGGACGCTGCCGCCTTACTCGGTGTCAGCGCCGACACCGTGAGGCGCTTGGTCGACGGCGGGAAACTCACCGCCCGACGCGATGAGCTGGGCCGCCGGATCATCCCCGGGCCGGCCCTCGCGGCCTACGCCCGGCAGGTGCACCGCGCGGAATGGGGGTCCACCGGCTCCTCGGCCCGCAACCGCCTCTCCGGCATCGTCACCGACGTGCTCCCAGGGGACGTGTCGGCGCAGGTGGAGATCCAGGCCGGACCGTTCCGGGTGGTGGCGCTGGTCAGCCGCGAGTCGGCCGATGAGCTGGAGCTGGAGCCCGGTGTTCCGGCGATTGCCGTGATCAAGTCGACCAACGTGGTCGTCGAGAGACCGTAG
- a CDS encoding DUF5999 family protein yields the protein MCSHQLPSASADARPVHLSHIVAAHPEQGWNLLCDGTIVFDDSGELLPDGRVVDPHRVTAGQLAVAA from the coding sequence ATGTGTTCTCACCAGCTTCCCAGCGCTTCTGCCGACGCCCGGCCGGTACACCTCTCGCACATCGTCGCCGCCCACCCCGAGCAGGGCTGGAACCTGCTGTGCGACGGCACCATCGTCTTCGACGACTCCGGCGAACTGCTGCCCGACGGCCGGGTCGTGGACCCGCACCGGGTGACCGCCGGACAGCTGGCCGTCGCCGCCTGA
- a CDS encoding methyltransferase domain-containing protein codes for MDGIFSAGLVDHVPDPVAALREWARVTAPDGILPLFHPSGRAERAARHGRSLDPADLPAGENLRPALRAADRTLARYEDTAHHFLARAVRDTGRHLGRLTPRPSDTSAVRQATAEPRTARCLRR; via the coding sequence TTGGACGGCATTTTCAGCGCGGGCCTGGTCGACCACGTCCCCGACCCTGTCGCGGCCCTGCGCGAATGGGCCCGGGTGACCGCCCCCGACGGCATCCTGCCGCTCTTCCACCCCTCCGGCCGCGCCGAACGCGCCGCCCGCCACGGCCGCTCCCTGGACCCGGCCGACCTGCCGGCCGGGGAGAACCTCCGGCCGGCCCTGCGCGCCGCCGACCGGACCCTGGCCCGCTACGAGGACACGGCACACCACTTCCTGGCCCGCGCCGTCCGCGATACCGGCCGACACCTCGGCCGGCTGACACCTCGGCCGTCCGACACCTCGGCCGTCCGACAGGCGACCGCTGAGCCGCGAACCGCACGCTGCCTCCGCCGCTAG
- a CDS encoding RICIN domain-containing protein, with protein MKATKRLVPLLAAIGLAIGGSLTGPPAYAAAPLLKSNLNGRCADIFMFHQENGASTVTWDCHGNTNQQWRWDGEQIRSGMNGKCLEIYASHPGDQGSVDTWDCNGSSTQKWFRNGTEIRSRLNGKCLDILGGRPENGQLLVSWSCNGARSQSWDF; from the coding sequence ATGAAGGCTACGAAACGACTGGTGCCGCTGCTGGCGGCGATCGGGCTCGCGATCGGCGGAAGCCTGACGGGACCGCCGGCCTACGCAGCGGCACCGCTGCTCAAGTCCAATCTGAACGGCAGGTGCGCCGACATCTTCATGTTCCATCAGGAGAACGGCGCCTCCACCGTGACGTGGGACTGCCACGGAAACACCAACCAGCAGTGGCGCTGGGACGGTGAGCAGATCCGTTCCGGCATGAACGGAAAGTGCCTGGAGATCTACGCGTCCCATCCGGGTGACCAGGGCTCGGTGGACACGTGGGACTGCAACGGCTCCAGCACCCAGAAGTGGTTCCGCAACGGCACCGAGATCCGCAGTCGGCTGAACGGAAAGTGCCTCGACATCCTGGGCGGTCGGCCTGAGAACGGCCAACTCCTGGTGAGTTGGAGCTGCAACGGAGCGCGGAGCCAGAGCTGGGACTTCTGA